A single genomic interval of Streptomyces sp. BA2 harbors:
- a CDS encoding fatty acyl-AMP ligase, which produces MPRPQTLKPPEGPLLTDHLAHWAADRPHQRAFTYVEFPEPSSPGLHHTLGWQGLDARARAVAGQVAAIAGPGERAALLLPQGLDYAAAFLGCLYAGVIAVPLFSPELPGHEGRLAAVLADCEPACVLADTGTAVGVERFMAGQGLPPVPVVLVDRPGETSAVALPERLEADDIAYLQYTSGSTRSPAGVVISHANVVANARQAIEAFAADAASNTTVGWLPLFHDMGLVLSVAAPVVGGFPSVLMDPVAFLEHPVRWLRLLAAYPGTISAAPNFAYDYCASRIDRDEAAELRLDRVKVLINGSEPVRPGTVGRFRDAFADAGLAPAAHCPAYGLAEATVFVTTDTFDAPPTVLACDPLALSEGRLDVGELTDQGVTLLVACGTPAGQELRIADPATGAALGTGEVGEILLRGPNVGLCYWKRSGLSDEVFGFCPPDATGADNEAGWLRTGDLGALHEGRLYVTGRLKDLIIVDGRNHYPQDVEETVQSAVDLVRRDRLAAFCVPWTGTETDVLVVVAEHRRGAEPTEQDLLAALRTATAAVSARHGLRIAELLLIPPGSLPRTSSGKVARAASRARYLLGAFDTFGEGGRSGAEGAR; this is translated from the coding sequence ATGCCAAGACCTCAGACCCTCAAGCCGCCCGAAGGCCCCCTGCTGACCGACCACTTGGCGCACTGGGCAGCCGACCGGCCGCACCAACGGGCCTTCACCTACGTGGAGTTCCCCGAACCGTCATCGCCCGGCCTGCACCACACCCTCGGCTGGCAGGGTCTCGACGCCCGCGCCCGCGCGGTCGCCGGACAGGTCGCGGCGATCGCGGGCCCCGGCGAGCGAGCCGCCCTGCTGCTCCCGCAGGGACTTGACTACGCGGCGGCTTTCCTGGGATGTCTCTACGCGGGGGTGATCGCGGTACCGCTGTTCAGCCCCGAACTCCCGGGGCATGAGGGGCGGTTGGCGGCCGTCCTGGCCGATTGTGAACCGGCTTGTGTGCTGGCCGACACGGGAACGGCGGTTGGGGTCGAGCGGTTCATGGCCGGGCAAGGTCTGCCGCCGGTGCCTGTGGTCCTGGTGGACCGGCCGGGCGAGACGTCCGCGGTCGCCCTTCCCGAGCGGCTCGAAGCGGACGACATCGCCTACCTCCAGTACACCTCCGGCTCCACGCGCAGCCCGGCGGGCGTCGTGATCAGCCATGCCAACGTGGTGGCCAACGCCCGCCAGGCCATCGAGGCCTTCGCGGCCGACGCGGCGAGCAACACGACGGTCGGCTGGCTGCCGCTCTTCCACGACATGGGCCTCGTCCTGAGCGTGGCCGCCCCCGTCGTCGGCGGCTTCCCTTCGGTCCTCATGGACCCCGTCGCCTTCCTGGAGCACCCGGTGCGCTGGCTGCGGCTGCTCGCCGCGTATCCCGGGACGATCAGCGCCGCCCCCAACTTCGCCTACGACTACTGCGCGAGCAGGATCGACAGGGACGAGGCCGCCGAGCTGCGCCTCGACCGGGTCAAGGTCCTCATCAACGGCAGCGAACCCGTGCGCCCCGGCACGGTCGGCCGTTTCCGTGACGCGTTCGCCGACGCGGGACTCGCGCCCGCGGCGCACTGCCCGGCGTACGGCCTCGCCGAGGCCACCGTGTTCGTGACGACCGACACGTTCGACGCACCGCCAACGGTTCTGGCGTGTGATCCGCTCGCCCTGTCCGAAGGGCGCCTCGACGTAGGGGAGTTGACTGACCAAGGTGTGACGCTCCTCGTGGCCTGCGGCACCCCGGCCGGGCAGGAGCTGCGCATCGCCGACCCGGCGACCGGGGCCGCACTGGGGACGGGCGAGGTCGGTGAGATCCTGCTGCGCGGACCCAACGTCGGCCTCTGTTACTGGAAGCGAAGTGGCCTCTCGGATGAGGTGTTCGGCTTCTGCCCGCCCGACGCCACCGGCGCGGACAACGAGGCGGGATGGCTGCGCACGGGGGATCTCGGCGCACTCCACGAGGGCCGGCTCTACGTCACGGGGCGGCTCAAGGACCTGATCATCGTGGACGGCCGGAACCACTACCCCCAGGACGTCGAGGAGACCGTGCAGTCCGCCGTCGACCTCGTGCGCCGTGACCGGCTCGCCGCGTTCTGCGTGCCCTGGACCGGCACGGAGACCGACGTCCTGGTCGTCGTCGCCGAGCACCGACGCGGCGCGGAACCCACGGAACAGGACCTGCTCGCCGCCCTGCGCACGGCCACGGCAGCCGTCTCGGCCCGGCACGGGCTGCGCATCGCGGAGCTCCTCCTCATCCCGCCGGGCTCGCTGCCAAGGACGAGCAGCGGCAAGGTCGCCAGAGCCGCGAGCCGGGCACGCTATCTGCTCGGCGCCTTCGACACCTTCGGAGAGGGTGGCAGGAGCGGCGCGGAGGGCGCGCGATGA
- a CDS encoding MerR family transcriptional regulator, producing the protein MSRAETALRPVDLARAAGVSTQQIRNYADAGILPPTPRTPAGYRRFGTRHRDALLTYRALVPGYGIETAQAIMRAVHGGDLPQALTLVDAGHADLHQQRLSLRAAGEALEAVAKETPDDTPAPATPPHLRIGEVAARLGVRTSALRVWESAGLLKPRREPGTHYRWFGPADVRDARIVSILRQGHYPLPQIHAVLDGLRETGSPDALRAAIEQRLAGVAARSTAMLAASGRLHQYVSDDQ; encoded by the coding sequence ATGAGCCGAGCCGAGACGGCCCTGCGCCCGGTGGATCTGGCGCGGGCGGCCGGAGTCTCGACCCAGCAGATCCGCAACTACGCCGACGCGGGCATCCTGCCGCCGACCCCGCGCACGCCCGCCGGATACCGCAGGTTCGGCACACGCCACCGCGACGCCCTGCTCACCTATCGCGCGCTCGTCCCGGGCTACGGCATCGAAACCGCCCAGGCGATCATGCGGGCCGTCCACGGGGGAGACCTTCCGCAGGCCCTCACCCTCGTCGACGCCGGGCACGCCGACCTGCACCAGCAGCGGCTCTCGCTCCGGGCCGCGGGCGAGGCCCTGGAAGCCGTCGCGAAGGAGACCCCGGACGACACCCCCGCGCCCGCCACGCCACCACACCTGCGCATCGGCGAGGTGGCCGCCCGCCTCGGTGTGCGCACCTCCGCGCTGCGGGTGTGGGAGTCGGCGGGCCTGCTGAAGCCGCGGCGTGAACCGGGCACGCACTACCGCTGGTTCGGCCCCGCCGACGTACGCGACGCCCGCATCGTCAGCATCCTCCGGCAGGGCCACTACCCCCTGCCGCAGATCCACGCCGTGCTCGACGGTCTGCGCGAGACGGGCAGCCCCGACGCGCTCCGTGCGGCCATCGAGCAGCGCCTCGCGGGCGTCGCCGCGCGCTCGACCGCCATGCTGGCCGCCTCCGGACGGCTGCATCAGTACGTCTCAGACGATCAGTAG
- the uvrA gene encoding excinuclease ABC subunit UvrA produces MDASTAMDASTDNADAIRIKGARLHNLKNVSLTIPKNQLVVLTGLSGSGKSTIAFDTLHREGQRQYLESLGLVTTFASKPSVDSITGLSPSISVDQHLTNRSPRSTVGTVTEVFTYLRLLWARIGHRPCPSCGQDVPPAYHVSGDELWDDEPSGTEPAADGSPDDQPALPCPHCEAPVPGMVMGTFSFNKPAGACVTCTGIGTVFRADVHRLVDDGLSVAGGAVLGWLPALTARNIPILRAAGEHYGFTFDAETPVRELGEEQRDLLLHGVESERFHRHFPDAAPPATVSRGRFEGVVTNMLRRYAERIDDAAYREKAEKLLVNDVCPDCDGTRLRPESRRVTVAGLTIVDAARLPLDKLAGWIEGLREYVTDSEAWQVTEPIVDDLRERVRRLVDVGVGYLTLERATPSLSAGETQRLRLSALLGSGLTGVLYVLDEPTIGLHPADTARLVDVLRRLRDLGNTVLVIEHDLDVLRAADHVVDVGPGAGRAGGHIVAEGSPDEVAATAGSVTGAYLSGRLAMPLPSLRTPASGAELVIRGARAHNLRNVTARLPLGRLVAVSGPSGSGKSSLVLDILGRAARQRFHGAGDAPGAHDGIEGWEHVDKVVTIDQQAISRVPRSNAATYSDAFTPIREAFAASADARRRGLTAGHFSFNVAGGRCERCTGAGVLTVQMHFLPDVEVRCPACRGRRFKPDVLAARYGGHDIAQVLDMTVDEALTVFAAVPGAATRLQRMSDVGLGYLQLGQPATTLSGGEAQRVKLAKELGRRATGRTLYLLDEPTTGLHAADTARLLGVLQRLVDAGNTVITIEHNLDVIRAADWVVDLGPEGGAAGGEIVAEGTPKEIARASGSGTGAFLDGV; encoded by the coding sequence ATGGATGCAAGCACTGCCATGGACGCAAGCACTGACAATGCCGATGCGATCCGCATCAAGGGCGCGCGCCTTCACAACCTCAAGAACGTCTCGCTCACCATCCCCAAGAACCAGCTCGTCGTCCTGACCGGCCTCTCCGGCTCCGGCAAGTCCACGATCGCCTTCGACACCCTGCACCGGGAGGGCCAGCGGCAGTATCTGGAGTCGCTCGGCCTGGTCACCACCTTCGCGAGCAAGCCATCGGTCGACTCGATCACCGGCCTTTCGCCGTCGATCAGCGTCGACCAGCATCTGACCAACCGCAGTCCCCGGTCGACGGTCGGCACGGTCACCGAGGTCTTCACATATCTGCGTCTGCTGTGGGCGCGCATCGGCCATCGGCCGTGCCCGTCGTGCGGGCAGGACGTCCCACCCGCCTACCACGTGAGCGGCGACGAACTCTGGGACGACGAACCGTCGGGGACCGAACCCGCCGCCGACGGTTCGCCGGACGACCAGCCCGCACTGCCCTGCCCGCACTGTGAGGCGCCGGTGCCGGGCATGGTGATGGGCACGTTCTCCTTCAACAAGCCCGCCGGTGCCTGCGTCACCTGCACCGGCATCGGCACCGTCTTCCGGGCCGACGTGCACCGCCTGGTCGACGACGGCCTGAGCGTGGCCGGGGGCGCCGTGCTCGGCTGGCTCCCCGCCCTGACCGCGCGCAACATCCCGATCCTGCGCGCCGCGGGCGAGCACTACGGCTTCACCTTCGACGCGGAGACTCCCGTACGTGAACTCGGCGAGGAACAGCGGGACTTGCTGCTCCACGGCGTGGAGAGCGAGCGGTTCCACCGCCACTTCCCGGACGCCGCACCACCGGCGACGGTCAGCCGGGGCCGCTTCGAGGGCGTGGTCACGAACATGCTGCGCCGGTACGCCGAGCGCATCGACGACGCCGCCTACCGCGAGAAGGCGGAGAAGCTCCTCGTCAACGACGTCTGCCCGGACTGCGACGGCACCCGCCTTCGCCCGGAGAGCCGCCGGGTCACCGTCGCCGGGCTGACCATCGTCGACGCGGCGCGCCTGCCGCTCGACAAGCTCGCCGGGTGGATCGAGGGCCTGCGGGAGTACGTCACCGACAGCGAGGCGTGGCAGGTCACCGAGCCGATCGTGGACGATCTGCGGGAGCGCGTGCGCCGCCTCGTCGACGTCGGTGTCGGCTATCTGACCCTGGAGCGGGCCACACCCAGCCTCTCGGCGGGCGAGACCCAGCGCCTGCGCCTTTCCGCACTGCTCGGCTCGGGCCTCACCGGCGTGCTGTACGTCCTGGACGAACCGACCATCGGGCTGCACCCTGCGGACACAGCCCGCCTGGTCGACGTCCTGCGCCGGCTGCGCGACCTCGGGAACACGGTCCTGGTCATCGAGCACGACCTCGATGTGCTGCGCGCGGCCGACCATGTCGTCGACGTGGGGCCCGGCGCGGGCCGCGCCGGCGGGCACATCGTGGCCGAAGGTTCGCCGGACGAGGTGGCGGCGACCGCCGGTTCGGTCACCGGTGCCTATCTCTCCGGGCGCCTCGCGATGCCTCTTCCCTCGCTCCGTACGCCCGCGTCGGGTGCCGAGCTGGTCATCCGCGGGGCGCGGGCGCACAACCTCAGGAACGTCACCGCGCGGCTGCCGCTCGGGCGGCTCGTCGCGGTGAGCGGGCCATCGGGCTCGGGCAAGTCGTCGCTGGTCCTCGACATCCTGGGGCGTGCCGCGCGGCAGCGTTTCCACGGTGCGGGCGACGCGCCGGGCGCCCACGACGGGATCGAGGGCTGGGAGCACGTCGACAAGGTCGTGACCATCGACCAGCAGGCGATCAGCCGGGTGCCCCGGTCGAACGCGGCGACGTACTCGGACGCGTTCACGCCGATCCGTGAGGCGTTCGCGGCGAGCGCCGACGCACGTCGACGGGGGCTCACCGCGGGGCATTTCTCCTTCAATGTGGCGGGGGGCCGCTGCGAGCGGTGCACGGGGGCGGGGGTGCTGACCGTGCAGATGCACTTCCTGCCCGACGTGGAGGTGCGCTGCCCCGCCTGCCGTGGCCGCCGCTTCAAGCCCGATGTGCTCGCCGCACGGTACGGCGGACACGACATCGCGCAGGTCCTCGACATGACCGTCGACGAAGCGCTGACGGTGTTCGCCGCCGTGCCGGGGGCGGCGACCCGGCTCCAGCGCATGTCGGACGTCGGCCTCGGCTACCTCCAGCTCGGCCAGCCCGCGACCACGCTCTCCGGAGGCGAGGCCCAACGCGTCAAGCTGGCCAAGGAGTTGGGGCGCCGCGCCACTGGCCGCACCCTCTACCTCCTGGACGAGCCCACGACCGGCCTGCACGCCGCCGACACGGCGCGCCTGCTCGGCGTCCTGCAACGCCTGGTCGACGCCGGCAACACCGTGATCACCATCGAGCACAACCTGGACGTCATCCGCGCCGCGGACTGGGTCGTCGACCTGGGCCCCGAAGGCGGCGCGGCGGGCGGCGAGATCGTGGCCGAGGGCACCCCGAAGGAGATCGCGCGGGCGAGCGGGTCAGGGACGGGGGCGTTCCTGGACGGGGTGTGA
- a CDS encoding lipase family protein, producing the protein MDGQTHPYVSGADAGHALLDIARTAPAIPGSGIDPRTKVGLWGYSEGGAASLWAAQLSASYAPELDIVGDASGGVPGDLKVVAKALNGGPFAGFMVDAVLGLSSAHPQMPFEELMNDQGRETLKKARSHCLVGTISTLAGQKIEDNTKDGLSLDQLYALKGSDGRTWGEVVDAQKLGVGIGRKDSGATYEIDFPVLQYRGALEEVIPAETEDATRQAYCEADITTRWKVYPGEHLTTDQLAKDDTVKWLGDRFEGRPEFGNCLLP; encoded by the coding sequence CTGGACGGTCAGACCCACCCGTACGTCTCCGGGGCCGACGCCGGGCACGCGCTCCTCGACATCGCGCGCACGGCCCCCGCGATACCCGGCAGCGGCATCGACCCGAGGACGAAGGTCGGCCTGTGGGGCTACTCCGAAGGCGGTGCGGCCAGCCTGTGGGCGGCGCAGCTCTCGGCTTCGTACGCCCCTGAACTCGACATCGTCGGCGACGCGTCCGGCGGTGTGCCTGGCGATCTGAAGGTGGTCGCCAAGGCGCTGAACGGCGGCCCGTTCGCGGGCTTCATGGTCGACGCCGTGCTCGGCCTGTCCTCGGCGCACCCCCAGATGCCGTTCGAGGAGCTCATGAACGACCAGGGCAGGGAAACCCTCAAGAAGGCCAGGTCACACTGCCTGGTGGGCACCATCTCGACCCTCGCGGGCCAGAAGATCGAGGACAACACCAAGGACGGTCTCAGCCTCGACCAGCTCTACGCGCTCAAGGGCTCGGACGGCAGGACGTGGGGCGAGGTCGTCGACGCGCAGAAGCTCGGCGTCGGCATCGGCCGCAAGGACTCAGGGGCCACGTACGAGATCGACTTCCCTGTGCTGCAGTACCGCGGCGCGCTGGAGGAGGTCATCCCCGCCGAGACCGAGGACGCGACGCGCCAGGCGTACTGCGAGGCGGACATCACAACCCGGTGGAAGGTCTACCCGGGTGAGCACCTGACGACCGATCAGCTGGCGAAGGACGACACGGTCAAGTGGCTCGGGGACCGGTTCGAAGGCAGACCGGAGTTCGGCAACTGCCTTCTGCCGTGA
- a CDS encoding helix-turn-helix domain-containing protein: MVNRSTLPGGIPPTPAPAGTPAEESYAAFKAFPSGLHDHVRPFLDDITAEVVRAIRTEIPEYARPTDDTYMHVVNRGVEQALEGFLARMAHPDTDWESVKATYQNIGRGEADEGRSLDSFQSALRLGARVTWRRVNALVDADLLPHTVLAAFGEALFVHLDEMAAATTAGYTEARLHAAGELQQRRARLIDLLTADPPASAEAIADLAQTAQWPIPREVAVVVIDHVLTPETIRPIVPPEFLARFSEQPGCIVVPDPQGPGRARSIAAALQGLRAVIGPTVALHEGARSLRWALDALDLSRRGILPRAGLLHCADHLATLLLFHDEALVDALAQRHLLPLEEVRSPQRERLAETLLCWLRCGHNASEVATRLAVHPQTVRYRLRQLDEVFGDRLHDPAAQFEMQLALHALSLRPAAGEGSAAR; encoded by the coding sequence ATGGTGAACCGTTCGACGCTGCCCGGCGGCATACCCCCGACCCCCGCGCCCGCGGGCACCCCGGCGGAGGAGTCGTACGCCGCGTTCAAGGCCTTCCCCTCGGGCCTCCACGATCACGTGAGGCCGTTCCTCGACGACATCACAGCGGAGGTGGTGCGGGCGATCCGCACGGAGATACCGGAGTACGCCCGCCCCACCGACGACACGTACATGCATGTCGTGAACCGGGGCGTGGAGCAGGCCCTTGAGGGGTTCCTGGCCCGGATGGCCCACCCGGACACCGACTGGGAGTCGGTGAAGGCCACGTACCAGAACATCGGCAGGGGCGAGGCGGACGAGGGCCGCAGTCTCGACTCCTTCCAGTCGGCGCTGCGCCTCGGCGCGCGCGTGACGTGGCGCCGGGTCAACGCCCTTGTCGACGCCGACCTGCTGCCGCACACCGTCCTCGCGGCCTTCGGCGAGGCGCTGTTCGTGCATCTGGACGAGATGGCCGCGGCGACGACCGCGGGCTACACCGAGGCCAGGCTGCACGCGGCGGGCGAGCTGCAGCAGCGCCGCGCGCGCCTCATCGATCTGCTGACCGCCGATCCCCCGGCGTCGGCGGAGGCCATCGCCGATCTCGCGCAGACCGCCCAGTGGCCCATCCCGCGCGAGGTGGCCGTCGTCGTCATCGACCACGTCCTCACCCCGGAGACCATCAGGCCCATCGTGCCGCCGGAGTTCCTCGCCCGCTTCTCCGAGCAGCCCGGCTGCATCGTGGTGCCCGACCCGCAGGGCCCGGGGCGGGCCCGCTCCATCGCCGCGGCGCTCCAGGGGCTGCGTGCGGTGATCGGGCCCACGGTCGCGCTGCACGAGGGCGCGCGCTCGCTGCGCTGGGCGCTGGACGCCCTGGACCTGTCCCGGCGCGGCATCCTGCCCCGCGCGGGCCTGCTGCACTGCGCCGACCACTTGGCGACGCTGCTGCTCTTCCACGACGAGGCCCTGGTCGACGCGCTCGCGCAACGGCATCTGCTCCCCCTGGAGGAGGTGCGCTCACCGCAGCGGGAGCGCCTCGCCGAGACCTTGCTGTGCTGGCTGCGGTGCGGGCACAACGCGAGCGAGGTCGCCACGCGTCTCGCGGTGCATCCGCAGACGGTCCGCTACCGCCTGCGGCAGCTGGACGAGGTGTTCGGCGACCGGCTGCACGATCCGGCGGCGCAGTTCGAGATGCAGCTGGCGCTGCACGCGCTGAGCCTGCGGCCGGCCGCGGGTGAGGGGAGCGCGGCGCGGTGA